The following proteins come from a genomic window of Arsenicicoccus dermatophilus:
- a CDS encoding DUF2637 domain-containing protein: protein MNAASTRPGARAVAVAALVLGLGCSIAANIGHAYVCASAPSVGAVVASVVWPVLVLVAVELLTRIPWPAGRAWALVRWAGVGLVAVVAALVSYRHMAGLLAAYGEDPVVAAVGPLAIDGLAVMATAALIALGGPTPTPARDDASTVEIDAPDAFPDVPAVEVDGDEVPVWSPVPVYDDVAVGVSAPAPVLTMAAVEADDADDVPSSEPVEVAPEGAPAYVWAPRPAGRVVTARMLELAPRVADAIRAGELAPAPSEAQVRAYLGGGGAETVRGVRDMVAEITADPLPGQTRLHLAGDALTDPDSDRDGAAVDAA, encoded by the coding sequence CCGTCGCCGTAGCGGCGCTGGTGCTGGGTCTGGGCTGCTCGATCGCCGCGAACATCGGTCACGCCTACGTCTGCGCCTCGGCCCCGTCGGTGGGCGCGGTCGTGGCGTCGGTCGTGTGGCCGGTGCTGGTCCTGGTCGCGGTCGAGCTGCTGACGCGCATCCCGTGGCCCGCTGGGCGGGCCTGGGCGCTGGTGCGGTGGGCCGGGGTCGGTCTGGTCGCTGTCGTCGCCGCTCTGGTGTCCTACCGGCACATGGCCGGTCTGCTGGCTGCGTACGGCGAGGACCCGGTCGTGGCGGCCGTCGGCCCGCTGGCGATCGACGGCCTGGCCGTCATGGCCACGGCCGCCCTGATCGCCCTGGGCGGCCCGACTCCGACGCCGGCCCGCGACGACGCCTCGACCGTCGAGATCGACGCCCCCGACGCTTTCCCCGACGTTCCTGCCGTCGAGGTTGATGGGGACGAGGTCCCGGTGTGGTCGCCGGTGCCGGTCTATGACGACGTCGCGGTGGGCGTGTCCGCTCCTGCGCCGGTCCTGACGATGGCCGCCGTCGAGGCCGACGACGCTGATGACGTGCCGTCGTCGGAGCCCGTCGAGGTAGCCCCTGAGGGGGCGCCAGCGTACGTGTGGGCGCCCCGTCCTGCGGGGCGTGTGGTGACGGCCCGGATGCTGGAGCTGGCTCCTCGGGTCGCTGACGCGATCCGTGCGGGTGAGCTGGCGCCGGCCCCGTCCGAGGCTCAGGTGCGCGCGTACCTGGGTGGTGGCGGAGCCGAGACCGTCCGCGGTGTTCGGGACATGGTCGCGGAGATCACTGCTGACCCGCTTCCTGGGCAGACGCGGTTGCACCTGGCCGGCGACGCGCTCACCGACCCCGACTCCGACCGTGACGGCGCCGCCGTCGACGCCGCGTAG